The Limanda limanda chromosome 13, fLimLim1.1, whole genome shotgun sequence genome has a window encoding:
- the kcnmb2 gene encoding calcium-activated potassium channel subunit beta-2, with amino-acid sequence MFFVAGAKNKGGAVRGNERSSIYKKFREVDLLDKKKTVTALKPGEDRAILLGLGMILSSVMMYFVLGITTLRSYADSVWTEEGVCVVRNSTVTADVNCSYNCGSDCWRVSKYPCLQVYVSVNNTGRVSRLSHNEETQDAGSECFYVPRCQRDSVAMHTMIMNISERLKVNQQVPCYYDPSEQQETVLLTRLYDHGGVLLSLLWPSCMITGGVLIIVMVKLTQYLSRLCEEIGKIKR; translated from the exons ATGTTCTTTGTGGCAGGGGCCAAAAATAAAGGAGGCGCGgtgagaggaaatgagaggag CTCAATCTACAAGAAATTTCGAGAGGTAGATTTATTAGACAAAAAGAAGACAGTGACAGCTCTAAAGCCTGGAGAAGATCGGGCCATTCTCCTGGGTCTGGGAATGATCCTCTCATCTGTCATGATGTACTTTGTCCTGGGGATCACCACATTACGCTCCTATGCAGACAG tgtgtggacagaggagggtgtgtgtgttgttcgcAACTCCACGGTCACAGCAGACGTGAACTGTTCCTACAACTGTGGGTCAGACTGCTGGAGAGTCTCCAAATACCCCTGTCTGCAGGTCTACGTGAGCGTCAATAACACGGGCCGTGTCAGCCGTTTATCTCACAATGAAGAGACCCAGGACGCCGGCTCTGAA TGTTTCTATGTGCCCAGGTGCCAGAGGGACAGCGTGGCCATGCACACCATGATTATGAATATCTCCGAGCGCCTGAAGGTCAACCAGCAGGTCCCCTGTTACTACGACCCCTCCGAGCAGCAGGAGACCGTCCTCCTGACCCGGCTGTACGACCACGGCGGCGTGCTCCTCTCGCTGCTCTGGCCCTCCTGCATGATCACAGGGGGGGTCCTCATCATCGTGATGGTGAAGCTCACACAGTACCTCTCCAGACTCTGTGAAGAGATAGGGAAGATCAAGAGGTGA
- the LOC133017901 gene encoding phosphatidylinositol 4,5-bisphosphate 3-kinase catalytic subunit alpha isoform, whose translation MPPRPSSGELWGMHLMPPSILVDCLLPNGMILTLECLREATLVTVKHELFKEARKYPLYHLLQEESSYIFVSVTQEAEREEFYDETRRLCDLRLFQAFLKVIEPVGNREEKILNREIGFAIGMPICEFDLVKDPEVQDFRRNILNVCKDAVDLRDSNGPHSRALYVYPPNVESSVELPRHIYNKLDKGQIIVVIWVIVSPSNDKQKYTLKINHDYVPEQVIAEAIRKKTRSMLLSQEQLKMCVQEYQGKYILKVCGCDEYLLEKYPLSQYKYVRSCIMLGRMPNLMLMAKDSLYSQLPIDNFTMPSYARRISTATPYMNGETATKALWTISGTLRIRILCATYVNVNIRDIDKIYVRTGIYHGGEQLCDNVNTQRVPCSNPRWNEWLNYDMYIPDIPRAARLCLSICSVKGRKGAKEEHCPLAWGNINLFDYTHTLVAGKMALNLWPVPHGLEDLLNPIGVTGSNPNKETPCLELEFDHFSCPVKFPDMSIIEEHANWNISRELGFNYCHTGLNNRLARDNPLTDTDNEQMRQVCNRDPLSDITEQEKDFLWRHRQDCVNMPEILPKILLAVKWNSRDEVAQMYCLLKDWPAMKPEQAMELLDCNFPDPMIRDFAVKCLEKYLTDDKLSQYLIQLVQVLKYEQYLDNPLARFLLKRALTNQRIGHFFFWHLKSEMHNKTVSQRFGLLLESYCRACGMYLKHLSRQVEAMEKLINLTDLLKQEKKDEAQKVQMKFLVEQMKRPDYMDALQSFTSPLNPAHQLGNLRLEECRMMSSAKRPLWLNWENPDMMSELLFQNNEIIFKNGDDLRQDMLTLQIIKIMENIWQNQGLDLRMLPYGCLSIGDCVGLIEVVRSSHTIMQIQCKGGLKGALQFNSHTLHQWLKDKNKGEMYDQAIDLFTRSCAGYCVATFILGIGDRHNSNIMVKDDGQLFHIDFGHFLDHKKKKFGYKRERVPFVLTQDFLIVISKGTQECTKTREFERFQEMCYKAYLAIRQHANLFINLFSMMLGSGMPELQSFDDIAYIRKTLALDKTEQEALDYFMKQMNDAHHGGWTTKMDWIFHTIRQHAMN comes from the exons ATGCCTCCCAGGCCATCCTCAGGAGAACTATGGGGGATGCACTTGATGCCCCCCAGCATCCTAGTCGACTGCCTGCTGCCAAACGGCATGATTCTCACATTGGAGTGCCTTCGGGAGGCCACACTCGTCACAGTCAAGCATGAGCTTTTCAAAGAGGCCAGGAAGTACCCTCTGTaccatctgctgcaggaggagagctCCTACATCTTTGTCAGTGTCACCCAGGAGGCAGAGCGGGAGGAGTTTTACGATGAGACCAGGAGGTTGTGCGATCTCAGACTCTTCCAGGCCTTCCTCAAAGTTATTGAGCCAGTGGGCAACAGGGAAGAGAAAATTCTCAACCGAGAGATAG GTTTTGCTATCGGAATGCCTATATGTGAGTTTGATTTGGTGAAAGATCCGGAGGTGCAGGACTTCAGaaggaacattttaaatgtttgcaaaGATGCCGTGGACCTCAGAGACAGTAACGGACCCCACAGTAGAGCTTTATATGTGTACCCTCCCAATGTAGAATCCTCAGTAGAACTTCCCCGGCACATCTATAACAAACTAGATAAAG GTCAAATCATCGTTGTCATTTGGGTTATTGTGTCGCCCAGCAATGACAAACAGAAGTATACCCTCAAGATCAACCATGACTATGTGCCGGAGCAGGTGATTGCGGAAGCCATCCGTAAGAAGACACGCAGCATGCTGCTCTCCCAGGAGCAGTTAAAGATGTGTGTGCAGGAGTATCAGGGAAAATACATCCTCAAAGTGTGCGGCTGTGACGAGTACTTACTGGAGAAATATCCTCTGAGTCAGTACAAG TATGTGCGCAGCTGTATCATGCTTGGACGGATGCCCAACCTGATGCTAATGGCAAAAGACAGCCTGTATTCCCAGTTGCCCATCGACAACTTCACAATGCCGTCGTATGCAAGGCGAATATCCACAGCAACGCCCTACATGAATGGGGAAACAGCCACCAAGGCTCTGTGGACTATCAGTGGAACACTGAGGATCAGGATACTGTGTGCCACTTACGTCAACGTCAACATCAGAGACATTGACAAG ATCTACGTCAGGACTGGGATATACCACGGTGGAGAGCAGCTGTGTGACAATGTCAACACCCAGCGGGTGCCCTGTTCGAACCCCAG GTGGAATGAGTGGCTGAACTACGACATGTACATTCCAGACATCCCACGTGCCGCCCGACTCTGCCTCTCCATCTGCTCTGtgaaagggaggaagggagcCAAAGAG GAGCACTGTCCCCTTGCCTGGGGCAACATCAACCTGTTTGACTACACCCACACACTAGTAGCAGGCAAAATGGCTCTCAACCTATGGCCTGTCCCACATGGCCTAGAAGACCTGCTCAACCCTATCGGCGTCACAGGCTCCAACCCCAACAAG GAAACCCCTTGTCTTGAGCTAGAGTTCGACCACTTCAGTTGCCCGGTCAAGTTCCCCGACATGTCCATCATTGAGGAACATGCGAATTGGAATATATCCAGAGAGCTTGGCTTCAATTACTGCCACACTGGTTTG AATAACAGACTGGCGCGTGACAACCCCCTGACTGACACTGACAATGAGCAGATGCGGCAGGTGTGCAACAGAGACCCACTGTCTGACATCACAGAACAGGAGAAAGACTTTCTGTGGAGGCACAG GCAAGACTGTGTCAACATGCCAGAGATCCTTCCCAAGATCCTCTTGGCTGTGAAATGGAACTCCAGAGATGAGGTTGCACAG atGTATTGCCTTCTGAAGGACTGGCCTGCTATGAAGCCAGAACAAGCCATGGAGTTGCTAGATTGCAACTTCCCCGATCCTATGATCAGAGATTTTGCCGTGAAGTGCCTTGAGAAATACCTAACAGATGACAAACTTTCTCAGTACCTCATTCAGCTAGTTCAG GTTCTAAAGTATGAGCAGTACCTTGATAACCCACTTGCACGCTTCTTGCTGAAAAGAGCATTAACCAATCAGAGGATAGGACATTTCTTCTTCTGGCATTTAAA GTCAGAGATGCACAACAAGACAGTGAGCCAGCGGTTCGGTCTGCTGCTGGAGTCATACTGCCGGGCGTGTGGCATGTATCTGAAGCACCTGAGCAGACAGGTGGAGGCCATGGAGAAACTCATCAATCTCACAGACCTCCtcaaacaggagaaaaaagatGAGGCACAGAAG GTTCAAATGAAGTTTCTGGTGGAGCAGATGAAAAGGCCGGATTACATGGATGCACTGCAAAGCTTCACCTCCCCACTGAATCCAGCTCATCAGCTCGGAAACCTCCG cctgGAGGAATGcaggatgatgtcatcagcCAAGCGACCACTGTGGCTCAACTGGGAAAAcccagatatgatgtcggagcTGCTCTTCCAGAACAACGAAATTATCTTCAAAAATGGAGATG ATCTGAGGCAGGACATGCTGACACTGCAGATCATTAAGATAATGGAGAACATCTGGCAGAATCAAGGCCTTGATCTCAG AATGCTGCCATACGGTTGCCTGTCAATCGGCGACTGCGTGGGGTTGATCGAGGTGGTGAGGAGCTCGCACACCATCATGCAGATCCAGTGTAAAGGAGGCCTAAAGGGGGCGCTGCAGTTCAACAGCCACACACTGCACCAGTGGCTCAAGGATAAGAACAAGGGAGAGAT GTACGACCAGGCCATAGATCTGTTCACACGATCATGTGCAGGCTACTGTGTAGCCACATTTATCCTGGGCATAGGAGACAGACACAATAGCAACATTATGGTCAAAGATGATGGACAG CTGTTCCACATAGACTTTGGCCATTTCCTCGACCACAAAAAGAAGAAGTTCGGGTACAAGAGGGAGCGGGTGCCTTTTGTGCTTACACAGGACTTCTTGATCGTTATTAGCAAAGGAACTCAAGAGTGCACCAAAACCAGGGAGTTCGAAAG GTTCCAGGAAATGTGTTACAAAGCGTACCTGGCGATCCGACAACACGCCAACCTCTTCATCAACCTCTTCTCTATGATGCTGGGCTCTGGGATGCCCGAGCTGCAGTCATTCGATGACATCGCCTACATCAGAAAGACCCTGGCCCTGGACAAGACCGAGCAGGAAGCCCTGGACTACTTCATGAAGCAGATGAACGACGCTCACCATGGCGGCTGGACGACCAAGATGGACTGGATCTTTCACACTATCCGCCAGCATGCCATGAACTAA
- the kcnmb3 gene encoding calcium-activated potassium channel subunit beta-3 → MFLNAASPRRSFNIPININLQGARRRQTRDILHTSYSSAVQEQEWSRGADGRGGQRVRSQMQVSSVGEDRAILLGFTMMAFSVLMFFVVGINMVKPFVKSDWKEEASCVLMKADILSEWVDCRGVSTVPCLRVMVNLTGFNQSAFLHLDEESVLLAPECFYIPKCQMDITDLQAEVQRVKQMLDAQQGNTSSCFTDRTRHPGDVILSRKYTLAKALFALLWPCLMLGGGALLVGLVKLTQYLAHLSAEVCSAAAEDSLTLRYTQGKLYRLLRRSSLQSPS, encoded by the exons ATGTTCCTGAACGCAGCTTCTCCCCGGAGGTCGTTCAACATCCCCATTAACATCAACCTGCAGGGTGCTCGCAGGCGGCAGACACG GGACATCCTCCACACCTCCTACTCCTCTGCAGTGCAGGAGCAGGAGTGGAGCCGAGGGGCGGATGGACGTGGAGGGCAGAGAGTTCGCTCCCAGATGCAGGTGTCGAGTGTCGGGGAGGACAGAGCCATTCTGCTGGGCTTCACCATGATGGCCTTCTCCGTGCTCATGTTCTTTGTGGTCGGCATCAATATGGTCAAACCCTTTGTCAAAAG TGACTGGAAGGAGGAGGCCAGCTGTGTGCTGATGAAGGCCGACATCCTCTCAGAGTGGGTGGACTGCCGGGGTGTGAGCACCGTGCCGTGCCTCAGGGTGATGGTTAACCTCACGGGCTTCAATCAAAGTGCTTTTCTACACTTAGATGAAGAATCCGTCCTGCTTGCTCCTGAG tGTTTCTACATACCCAAATGTCAGATGGACATTACAGACCTTCAGGCTGAAGTCCAGCGAGTGAAACAGATGCTGGACGCTCAGCAGGGGAACACGTCATCGTGCTTCACCGACCGCACAAGACACCCCGGGGATGTGATCTTGAGCAGGAAGTACACGCTGGCGAAGGCCCTGTTTGCTCTGCTGTGGCCCTGCCTGATGCTGGGGGGTGGAGCTCTGCTGGTGGGCCTGGTGAAGCTGACACAGTACCTGGCTCATCTGTCCGCTGAGGTGTGCAGTGCCGCTGCGGAGGACAGCCTAACGTTGAGATACACCCAGGGCAAACTGTACAGACTCCTACGAAGGTCCAGCCTGCAGTCGCCATCTTGA
- the mfsd8l2 gene encoding major facilitator superfamily domain-containing protein 8, whose protein sequence is MDNDQKRKQTVFTIGLIFMLSGIEYAVILPTIWRYLQILEAPPYFLGLGLSAFSLSGLLTGPLFGFWSDRWKTTKSIILFSNLFEIVGNFMYFIGYSKWLLLCSRLVAGVGAGAGSSIFGFLTQSTRPEERAGIFAAIMACRQAGLLVGPAFNLFLRLCDFKLGPFVVNKYTSPGIFMCLLWVLLQCVVLALYWDLPPITSEDEAMILEMKQEEDDDEEVPLMQSNEDLSHTYRAVSSNQLENHALSDTQLDQEATAASNPFKNFSASREFLREEVVVLLTAQFITLFNQTALETMVTPLTQRYFGFGELSNSLMYSLCGVEVILGFFFVRWLSSKVADRVVLAVGLVICCIACIWSLVFLSDPRGGYGWELTAFIIAVFLQLLGLPFVAVSQVSLFSKVTDEKTQGFSQGVRRSVGGLATILGPLWAGGLTDNLYIMLGMMLALLILITVMAALSYERLTEARAVQCAQSSDSGG, encoded by the exons ATGGATAATGAccaaaagaggaaacaaactgTTTTTACCATTGGACTGATATTCATGCTGAGCGGCATCGAGTACG CTGTCATTCTACCTACGATATGGAGGTACCTGCAGATTTTGGAGGCCCCCCCCTACTTCCTGGGTCTGGGTCTGTCGGCCTTCAGTTTGAGTGGGCTGCTTACAGGCCCGCTCTTCGGGTTCTGGTCAGATCGGTGGAAAACGACAAAGTCCATCATCCTTTTTTCCAATCTTTTTGAGATTGTCG GTAACTTCATGTATTTTATTGGATATTCAAAGTGGCTGTTGTTATGCAGTCGGCTTGTGGCAG GTGTCGGAGCAGGAGCGGGATCCTCCATCTTTGGTTTCCTGACTCAGAGCACTCGGCCAGAGGAGCGTGCCGGTATCTTTGCTGCAATCATGGCCTGTCGACAAGCTGGCCTCCTTGTCg GGCCGGCGTTCAACCTGTTCCTGCGGCTGTGTGATTTCAAACTGGGGCCCTTTGTTGTGAACAAGTATACGTCTCCTGGG ATCTTCATGTGTCTGCTGTGGGTGCTGCTCCAGTGTGTTGTCCTGGCTTTGTATTGGGATTTACCGCCCATCACCTCAGAAGATGAAGCCATGATCCTGGAGATgaaacaggaggaagatgatgatgaggaggtgCCACTGATGCAGTCCAACGAGGATCTGTCGCACACCTACAGAGCCGTCAGCTCCAACCAACTGGAGAACCACGCCTTGTCAGATACGCAGCTCGACCAGGAGGCCACGGCGGCGTCGAACCCCTTCAAAAACTTCAGCGCCAGCAGAG AGTtcctgagagaggaggtggttgTGCTCCTCACGGCTCAGTTCATCACTCTCTTCAATCAGACAGCGCTGGAG ACCATGGTGACTCCCCTGACGCAGCGTTACTTCGGCTTCGGCGAGCTGAGCAACAGCCTGATGTACAGCCTGTGTGGGGTGGAGGTCATCCTGGGCTTCTTCTTCGTGCGCTGGCTGAGCTCGAAGGTGGCGGACCGTGTGGTGCTGGCCGTGGGCCTGGTCATCTGCTGCATCGCCTGTATCTGGtccctcgtcttcctcagcGACCCTCGAG GTGGTTATGGATGGGAGCTGACGGCCTTCATCATCGcagtgtttctgcagctgctgggccTTCCCTTCGTGGCCGTGTCTCAGGTGTCTCTGTTCTCCAAAGTCACCGATGAGAAAACACAGG GATTCAGCCAAGGAGTCAGACGCTCAGTCGGGGGCCTGGCCACCATCTTGGGTCCTTTGTGGGCTGGAGGACTGACCGATAATCTGTACATAATGCTAGGCATGATGTTAGCTCTCCTCATTCTGATCACA GTTATGGCTGCGCTGTCCTACGAGCGGCTGACCGAGGCAAGGGCGGTGCAGTGCGCCCAGAGCTCTGACAGCGGAGGATAG